Proteins found in one Triticum urartu cultivar G1812 chromosome 4, Tu2.1, whole genome shotgun sequence genomic segment:
- the LOC125551926 gene encoding myb-related protein P-like encodes MGRAPCCEKVGLKRGRWTAEEDDILANYIAKHGEGSWRSLPKNAGLLRCGKSCRLRWINYLRDGVRRGNISKEEDDLIVKLHATLGNRWSLIASHLPGRTDNEIKNYWNSHLSRQIHTFRRIYTAVSDTAITVDVNKLSAAGKRRGGRTPGQSPRSSTKKKPVPEPITKAKDESSPAGAASSVSSSPHSDEARSAVVDPDQNQPNNSISVSHTSDGPCSEDGTWPMVMDPVDQTGVLEANGTVDQQMGLWEVNSSMNQIGIMEDESEMQALLSSSVTAENGLVGIDPGGLSQVDDLLDMDWEGFASHLWDQPAQNGLLQPAEPQAAKGSESDELESFVSWLLSDAC; translated from the exons ATGGGGAGGGCGCCGTGCTGCGAGAAGGTGGGGCTGAAGCGGGGGAGGTGGACGGCGGAGGAGGACGACATACTCGCAAACTACATTGCCAAGCACGGCGAGGGCTCATGGAGGTCTCTTCCCAAGAATGCAG GGCTACTGAGGTGTGGCAAGAGCTGCAGGCTGCGGTGGATCAACTACCTCAGAGACGGGGTGAGGAGAGGCAACATCTCCAAGGAGGAGGACGACCTCATCGTCAAACTTCATGCCACCCTTGGCAACAG ATGGTCCCTGATCGCCAGCCACCTACCAGGGCGAACAGACAACGAGATAAAGAATTACTGGAACTCGCATCTCAGCCGGCAGATCCACACCTTCCGGAGGATCTACACCGCCGTCAGCGACACCGCCATAACCGTCGACGTCAACAAGCTTTCCGCCGCCGGCAAGCGGCGCGGCGGCCGCACCCCTGGCCAGTCGCCAAGGAGCAGCACAAAGAAGAAGCCGGTGCCGGAGCCCATCACCAAGGCGAAGGACGAATCTAGCCCGGCCGGCGCTGCGTCATCAGTGTCAAGCTCACCTCACAGCGACGAGGCTAGAAGCGCGGTGGTCGACCCGGACCAGAATCAGCCCAACAACAGCATCAGTGTCAGCCACACTTCTGATGGGCCCTGCAGCGAGGATGGGACGTGGCCCATGGTCATGGACCCTGTTGATCAGACTGGTGTCCTCGAGGCGAACGGCACTGTGGATCAGCAGATGGGGCTCTGGGAAGTGAACAGCTCAATGAATCAGATTGGGATCATGGAGGACGAGAGCGAGATGCAGGCACTCCTGTCCAGCAGCGTTACAGCAGAGAATGGGCTTGTTGGCATCGATCCTGGAGGCCTGTCACAGGTGGACGATCTCTTGGACATGGACTGGGAGGGGTTTGCATCCCATCTATGGGACCAGCCAGCCCAGAATGGCCTTCTACAGCCCGCTGAGCCGCAGGCGGCGAAGGGCTCCGAGTCGGACGAGCTGGAGTCGTTCGTCAGTTGGCTCCTCTCCGACGCGTGCTGA